A portion of the Sulfuriferula sp. AH1 genome contains these proteins:
- a CDS encoding cytochrome b/b6 domain-containing protein codes for MSRADIVHPLWLRMTHWLNALAVVLMVMSGWKIYNASPIFAFRFPDDITLGGWLGGALLWHFFAMWLLVGNGIIYLATNLATGRLRRKFFPISPRAVLADVLAAVKGRLAHTDLRQYNQPQKLAYLFIVVDVALLVLSGLVIWKSVQFPLLRELMGGYDNARIVHFSAMSALVAVVTVHLVMVALIPRTLLLMIRGR; via the coding sequence ATGAGCCGCGCGGATATTGTTCACCCCTTGTGGCTGCGCATGACCCATTGGCTCAATGCGCTGGCGGTGGTGCTGATGGTAATGAGCGGCTGGAAAATCTACAACGCGTCGCCCATTTTCGCCTTCCGCTTTCCCGATGACATTACGCTTGGCGGCTGGCTGGGCGGCGCCTTGCTCTGGCATTTCTTTGCGATGTGGCTGCTGGTGGGCAATGGCATCATTTATCTGGCTACGAATCTGGCAACCGGCAGGCTCCGGCGCAAGTTCTTTCCAATCTCACCCAGAGCCGTGCTGGCTGATGTATTAGCGGCAGTGAAAGGCCGGCTCGCTCATACCGACCTGCGCCAGTACAACCAGCCGCAGAAACTCGCCTATCTGTTTATCGTTGTCGACGTAGCGCTGCTGGTACTGTCCGGGCTGGTGATATGGAAATCGGTGCAATTCCCGCTGCTGCGCGAGCTGATGGGCGGCTACGACAACGCACGCATCGTACATTTCTCGGCGATGTCGGCACTGGTGGCCGTGGTGACGGTGCATCTGGTCATGGTGGCATTGATACCGCGCACCTTGTTGTTAATGATCCGCGGCCGCTAA
- a CDS encoding molybdopterin-dependent oxidoreductase, with translation MFKPKKIRLLDEPAVVKAALQALPQPSRRLFLQRGLTLGGLSLLTGCTLSDEGSVEQALMRVSQFNDKVQAWLFDPNKLAPAYPESTITRPFPFNAYYGIGDVPEIDGSSYQLELSGMIADRRPWTLAQLHQLPQTSQVTRHICVEGWSAIGKWGGVPFATFLKRIGADLSAKYVGFKCADDYYTSIDMPTALHAQTQLTLTYDGQTLPAQYGYPMKLRIPTKLGYKNPKHIQAIYVTNVYPSGYWEDQGYNWFGGS, from the coding sequence ATGTTCAAACCGAAAAAGATCCGGTTACTCGACGAACCCGCCGTGGTTAAAGCCGCGCTGCAGGCTTTGCCGCAACCGTCGCGCCGCCTGTTCCTGCAACGGGGGCTGACGCTGGGCGGTCTGTCATTGCTGACCGGCTGCACACTGAGCGATGAAGGCTCCGTCGAGCAGGCATTGATGCGGGTGTCACAATTCAACGACAAGGTACAGGCCTGGCTATTCGACCCCAACAAGCTGGCGCCCGCTTACCCGGAATCGACGATTACCCGGCCGTTCCCGTTCAATGCCTATTACGGTATCGGAGATGTACCTGAGATAGACGGCAGTAGCTACCAGCTCGAACTCAGCGGCATGATCGCCGACCGGCGACCATGGACGCTGGCGCAACTGCACCAGCTGCCGCAAACCAGCCAGGTGACGCGCCATATCTGCGTGGAAGGCTGGAGCGCGATAGGCAAATGGGGCGGTGTGCCGTTCGCGACTTTCCTCAAGCGCATCGGCGCCGACCTGTCAGCCAAATATGTTGGCTTCAAATGCGCCGACGATTATTACACCAGCATCGACATGCCGACGGCGCTGCATGCGCAGACGCAGCTCACTCTGACTTACGACGGGCAGACACTGCCGGCGCAGTACGGCTACCCGATGAAATTGCGTATCCCCACCAAGCTGGGCTACAAGAATCCGAAACATATCCAAGCGATTTACGTGACTAACGTCTATCCCAGCGGCTATTGGGAAGACCAGGGTTACAACTGGTTCGGCGGCAGCTGA
- a CDS encoding pentapeptide MXKDX repeat protein — protein sequence MRKLFATLIAGGLLLAGAQTFADDMMKNDSMDKPAMAKDEMKKDSMAHDGMKAKKSHAKKAMDKDGMKKDDMSKDSMAK from the coding sequence ATGCGTAAATTATTTGCCACCCTGATTGCCGGCGGACTGTTATTGGCAGGTGCCCAGACTTTTGCCGACGACATGATGAAAAACGACAGCATGGACAAACCGGCCATGGCCAAAGACGAAATGAAGAAGGATAGCATGGCGCATGATGGTATGAAGGCGAAAAAATCTCATGCCAAAAAAGCCATGGACAAGGACGGGATGAAAAAGGACGATATGAGTAAAGACTCTATGGCAAAATAA
- a CDS encoding DUF692 domain-containing protein, with protein sequence MSIPPLHGAGLGLRRELLPALRSHVPDAIDFFEIAPENWMDLGGKMGRDLRMLTERHAFACHGLSLSLGGPIPLDEAFLLRVKGFLHEHGIALYTEHLAYCSDDGHLYDLLPIPFTAEAVSYVARRIRRTQDILERRIAIENASYYVAAPMADMDELGFVCAVAAEADCDLHLDVNNVFVNSVNHGFDPADFIRRLPAERVVYMHTAGHYRQAPDLLIDTHGAAVIEPVWDLLDIAYQHCGPVPTLLERDFNIPPLIELVGEVERIATRQRHHDHARRQTA encoded by the coding sequence ATGTCCATTCCGCCCCTGCATGGGGCGGGGTTGGGCTTGCGGCGCGAGTTGTTGCCTGCGCTACGCTCGCATGTTCCTGATGCCATCGATTTTTTCGAGATCGCGCCGGAGAACTGGATGGATCTCGGCGGCAAGATGGGGCGCGATTTGCGCATGCTTACCGAGCGCCATGCGTTCGCATGCCACGGCTTGTCGCTGTCGCTGGGCGGGCCGATACCGCTGGACGAGGCGTTCTTGCTCCGCGTCAAAGGCTTTCTGCACGAGCATGGTATCGCGCTGTATACCGAACATCTGGCTTATTGCAGCGATGACGGTCATCTGTACGATTTGCTGCCGATCCCGTTTACCGCAGAAGCCGTGAGCTATGTGGCAAGGCGCATACGCCGCACGCAGGACATTCTGGAGCGCCGCATCGCGATAGAGAACGCGTCGTATTATGTGGCGGCGCCGATGGCCGACATGGACGAGCTGGGCTTTGTCTGCGCGGTAGCCGCCGAGGCCGACTGCGACCTGCATCTGGATGTGAATAACGTGTTTGTGAACAGTGTGAATCATGGTTTCGACCCGGCAGATTTCATCCGCCGGTTGCCCGCCGAGCGTGTAGTGTATATGCACACGGCGGGACATTACCGGCAAGCGCCCGATCTGCTCATCGACACTCACGGCGCGGCGGTCATCGAACCGGTCTGGGACTTGCTCGATATCGCCTATCAGCATTGCGGCCCGGTGCCGACCTTGCTGGAACGTGACTTCAATATCCCGCCGCTGATCGAGCTGGTCGGCGAAGTCGAACGCATCGCTACCCGCCAGCGCCATCATGACCATGCCCGCCGCCAAACTGCCTGA
- a CDS encoding DUF2063 domain-containing protein, whose protein sequence is MTMPAAKLPELAGWQRYQLDLARHIRDPGQQRGPRGVDRQRLQIYRTLVFDKIETAVSACFPVLSGILGKRKWRRLVREFLAVHRCATPYLRQIPDEFLQFLQREWQTGAAYPDFMLELAHYEWIELALSTSTVDQAMPDYDRDGDLLDGVPLLNPVAANLTCRYPVHRLSRRYQPAAAPAQPTHLLVFRNAADDIRFSLLNAVSARLIELITPGRLSGRAVLQQLTAEISHPAPDALLEFGHDLLLQLRTQGCILGTVAAA, encoded by the coding sequence ATGACCATGCCCGCCGCCAAACTGCCTGAGCTTGCCGGCTGGCAACGCTATCAGCTCGACCTCGCGCGCCATATCCGCGACCCCGGGCAGCAACGCGGGCCACGCGGCGTCGACCGGCAGCGCCTGCAAATCTACCGCACTCTGGTATTTGACAAAATCGAAACCGCAGTAAGCGCTTGCTTTCCGGTATTGTCCGGCATCCTCGGCAAACGCAAATGGCGCAGGCTGGTACGGGAATTCCTTGCCGTGCACCGTTGCGCCACACCGTATTTACGCCAGATTCCCGACGAGTTTTTGCAGTTCCTGCAACGGGAATGGCAAACCGGCGCCGCTTATCCCGATTTCATGCTGGAGCTGGCGCATTACGAATGGATAGAGCTGGCGCTCTCGACCTCAACGGTTGACCAGGCTATGCCGGACTATGACCGGGACGGCGATTTGCTGGATGGCGTGCCGCTGCTGAATCCGGTGGCGGCGAATCTGACCTGCCGCTATCCGGTGCACCGGCTCAGCCGCAGATACCAGCCCGCGGCGGCTCCGGCGCAGCCGACGCATTTACTGGTATTCCGGAACGCAGCCGATGACATCCGTTTCAGTCTGCTCAACGCCGTCAGCGCCCGCCTGATCGAGCTGATCACGCCAGGCCGGCTCAGCGGCCGGGCGGTCCTGCAGCAACTCACCGCCGAGATCAGCCATCCGGCTCCGGATGCCCTGCTTGAATTCGGTCACGATCTGCTGCTGCAATTGCGAACACAGGGCTGCATTCTCGGTACCGTCGCGGCTGCCTGA
- a CDS encoding EAL and HDOD domain-containing protein — MQPAAPTIEQVIPLIKPKSGIELLQPLSIDTQHVAQDQVVTDTLDIATHGARNTGSEMLKRFLGRQPVLDATQHIIGYEFSLRNSIDTPITPTLQQMRDEMLIASMTDLNLQSVPGHKLAFIGMAPAMLASDWLAMLPAHNIVLAIDGTLISDIDVTLQHCQARIAEGFVIAIDNPANAADLVSLLALAKFIRFDVHQFNAIALSKHVIAALRHSQATLIALQVESEDDFEACRALAFNCFQGYYFTRRQPDAPHRIDSNRAHVIELLNMVINRAEIPALETVLKRDAMLSYKLLAFVNSPVNSLTRKLDSISQVLILLGHNQFYRWLTLLLFNSGQPDARSQTLLQNALIRARLTEMLGTDRPAAADRDGLFIVGIFSLLDALLNLPMEQAVAQLNLSDKLTQALLHGQGIYAPYLQLAIACENGNQAEIGRLPPMPG, encoded by the coding sequence GTGCAGCCAGCCGCACCGACGATCGAGCAGGTCATTCCGCTAATCAAGCCCAAATCAGGCATTGAATTGCTACAGCCGTTGAGCATCGACACGCAACATGTCGCGCAGGACCAGGTCGTCACCGATACGCTGGATATCGCGACACACGGCGCGCGCAACACCGGCAGTGAAATGCTCAAACGTTTTCTGGGACGGCAGCCTGTCCTCGACGCGACGCAACATATCATCGGCTATGAATTCAGCCTCAGAAACAGCATCGACACGCCGATCACGCCAACATTGCAGCAAATGCGCGACGAGATGCTGATCGCCAGCATGACCGACCTGAATCTGCAGTCGGTACCGGGCCACAAGCTGGCCTTTATCGGCATGGCGCCCGCGATGCTGGCCAGCGACTGGCTGGCGATGCTGCCCGCGCACAACATCGTGCTGGCCATTGATGGCACGCTGATTAGCGATATCGATGTGACACTGCAACACTGCCAGGCGCGTATCGCCGAGGGCTTCGTTATCGCCATCGACAATCCGGCCAACGCCGCTGATCTGGTATCGCTGTTAGCGCTGGCCAAATTCATACGCTTCGATGTTCACCAGTTCAATGCCATTGCATTGAGCAAGCATGTGATCGCGGCACTGCGTCATAGCCAGGCGACGCTGATTGCGCTGCAAGTCGAATCCGAAGACGATTTCGAAGCATGTCGTGCGCTGGCGTTCAACTGCTTTCAGGGCTACTACTTTACCCGGCGCCAGCCCGATGCGCCGCATCGTATCGACAGCAACCGCGCCCACGTGATCGAACTGCTCAATATGGTCATCAACCGCGCGGAAATTCCGGCACTGGAAACCGTACTCAAGCGCGATGCGATGCTGTCGTACAAGCTGCTCGCTTTCGTCAATTCGCCGGTCAACAGCCTGACCCGCAAGCTCGATTCGATCTCCCAGGTACTGATTCTGCTCGGTCATAACCAGTTCTACCGCTGGCTCACCTTGCTGCTGTTCAATAGCGGGCAACCGGATGCGCGCAGCCAGACCCTGCTGCAGAACGCACTGATCCGCGCGCGGCTGACCGAAATGCTGGGTACGGACCGGCCGGCTGCCGCCGATCGCGACGGCCTGTTTATTGTCGGCATATTCTCGCTGCTGGACGCGCTACTCAATCTGCCGATGGAACAGGCTGTCGCGCAACTCAACCTGTCCGACAAGCTGACGCAGGCTTTACTGCATGGACAGGGCATTTATGCACCCTATCTGCAACTGGCTATCGCCTGCGAAAACGGCAATCAGGCCGAAATCGGGCGCTTGCCGCCAATGCCAGGCTAA
- a CDS encoding bifunctional diguanylate cyclase/phosphodiesterase has translation MTRSSCHSRDDLTSTDGINVWQALFDSVTDPIFVHDADMRIVRANLAYAQYAGMPIGELLGRPYWEVFPKNDGPITSFVHASGTGEQKNGEFTLKSGETFTSSAFPIKDGSGQICYSLHIMKDISSHKRSEIASQLGAQVFLHSTEGMMVTDANNTILAINPAFTRITGYNESDIIGKTPRILHSGQQDKAFYQAMWRALTNEGHWRGEIRNRRKDGEIYTESLVINTIYNPDGTVSRRIALFSNITEKKKLEEQIWHQANFDSLTGLPNRRLFHDRLTQGIKRTHREHAKLALIFLDLDHFKEVNDALGHDMGDTLLSEAARRITSCVRESDTVARMGGDEFTIILPLLNHTGGIDYITENILKQLAEPFALGAEQAFVTASIGIALYPDDASDIESLISKADQAMYAAKNLGRNRSCYFTSALQETAQNRMRLTSDLRAALAGSQFLVYYQPIIELATGNVHKAEALIRWQHPVRGVIAPDEFIPLAEETGMIVTIGDWVFKQAACQVKRLRALHHADFQISVNESLAQFRSDASLFKTWFSHFHELELAEPAIVIEITENLLMDNSSVITDKLLAFRDAGIQVALDDFGTGYSTLSYLKKFHIDYLKIDRMFVNNLEQNADNVALCEAIIVMAHKLRLKVIAEGVETEAQRKILADAGCDYAQGYLFSKPVPAAELEAFLHIAPDLDLDRSGNALA, from the coding sequence ATGACCCGTTCCTCATGCCATAGCAGGGATGATCTAACCAGCACAGACGGCATCAATGTCTGGCAAGCGCTGTTCGATTCAGTGACTGACCCCATTTTCGTCCATGATGCCGACATGCGCATCGTCCGCGCCAACCTTGCCTATGCACAATATGCCGGCATGCCGATCGGTGAGCTGCTGGGCAGGCCCTACTGGGAGGTGTTCCCGAAAAATGACGGGCCGATCACATCCTTCGTTCATGCCAGCGGGACGGGCGAGCAGAAAAATGGAGAATTCACGCTGAAAAGCGGCGAAACATTTACCTCGAGCGCCTTTCCGATAAAGGACGGCAGTGGGCAGATATGCTACTCGCTGCACATCATGAAGGACATTTCCAGTCATAAACGTTCGGAGATTGCATCGCAGCTGGGCGCCCAGGTGTTTCTGCACAGCACTGAAGGCATGATGGTCACCGATGCCAACAATACCATCCTCGCAATCAACCCCGCATTCACCCGGATCACCGGCTACAACGAGAGCGATATCATCGGCAAAACTCCGCGCATTCTGCATTCCGGACAACAGGATAAGGCTTTTTATCAGGCGATGTGGCGCGCCTTGACCAACGAAGGGCACTGGCGCGGCGAGATCCGTAACCGGCGCAAGGACGGCGAAATCTATACCGAGTCGCTAGTCATCAATACCATTTATAACCCGGACGGTACGGTAAGCCGGCGTATCGCGCTGTTTTCCAACATCACTGAAAAGAAGAAACTGGAAGAGCAGATCTGGCACCAGGCCAATTTCGACAGCCTGACCGGGCTGCCCAATCGCCGGCTATTCCATGACCGATTGACACAAGGCATCAAAAGAACACATCGGGAACATGCAAAACTGGCTCTCATCTTCCTTGATCTCGACCATTTCAAGGAAGTCAACGATGCGCTCGGCCATGACATGGGCGATACGCTGCTAAGCGAGGCCGCGCGGCGCATCACCTCGTGCGTACGCGAATCGGATACGGTCGCGCGCATGGGGGGAGACGAATTCACCATCATCCTGCCGTTACTGAACCATACCGGCGGTATCGACTACATTACCGAAAACATCCTCAAGCAACTGGCGGAACCGTTCGCCTTGGGCGCTGAACAGGCCTTTGTCACTGCAAGCATCGGCATCGCCCTGTACCCGGACGATGCCTCTGACATCGAATCGCTGATCAGCAAGGCTGATCAGGCGATGTACGCCGCCAAGAACCTGGGGCGCAACCGATCCTGTTATTTCACCAGCGCGTTGCAGGAAACCGCACAGAACCGCATGCGGCTGACCAGCGACTTGCGTGCAGCCCTGGCCGGAAGCCAGTTCCTCGTTTACTATCAACCCATCATCGAACTGGCGACCGGCAACGTCCACAAGGCCGAAGCGCTGATCCGCTGGCAGCACCCGGTACGGGGAGTCATTGCGCCGGATGAGTTTATTCCGCTGGCGGAAGAGACCGGCATGATCGTAACCATCGGCGACTGGGTATTCAAACAGGCTGCGTGCCAAGTCAAGCGTTTACGCGCACTGCACCATGCCGATTTCCAGATCAGCGTGAACGAGTCACTGGCACAGTTCCGCAGTGACGCCAGCCTTTTCAAAACCTGGTTCAGCCATTTTCACGAACTGGAGCTGGCCGAACCGGCGATCGTCATCGAGATCACCGAGAACCTGCTGATGGATAACAGCTCGGTCATCACCGACAAGCTGCTCGCGTTCCGCGATGCAGGCATTCAGGTCGCGCTGGATGATTTCGGTACCGGCTATTCAACGCTGTCCTATCTGAAAAAATTCCATATCGATTATCTCAAGATCGACCGCATGTTCGTCAATAATCTGGAGCAGAATGCCGATAATGTAGCGCTATGCGAGGCGATTATCGTGATGGCGCATAAACTCAGACTGAAAGTGATCGCGGAAGGCGTCGAAACCGAGGCGCAACGCAAGATACTGGCAGACGCAGGATGCGACTATGCTCAAGGCTATCTGTTCTCCAAACCGGTTCCCGCAGCCGAGCTGGAGGCATTCCTGCACATAGCGCCGGACCTTGATCTCGACCGTTCCGGAAACGCGCTGGCTTAA
- a CDS encoding homoserine O-acetyltransferase — translation MQPVSTNNSSVGVVSPQIAHFDTALTLKSGAVLPSYDLVYETYGTLNSDQSNAILVCHALSGNHHVAGLHAPEDKKPGWWDNMIGPGKPVDTNRFFVIGVNNLGGCHGSTGPASINPTTGQAFGSSFPLVTVEDWVESQALLADRLGIRQFAAIMGGSLGGMQVLHWSISYPERVRNCLVIASAPKLTAQNIAFNDVARQAILTDPDFHGGDFYAHHTHPRRGLRLARMLGHITYLSDDVMGSKFGRILRGSSFNYGYDVEFEIESYLRYQGDKFADSFDANTYLLMTKALDYFDPTHHHPEASLSAALKPALADFLVISFTTDWRFAPERSREIVKALLDNERNVSYAEIVSGHGHDAFLMPDAHYHALVRAYMERVAT, via the coding sequence ATGCAGCCAGTTTCAACTAACAACTCATCTGTCGGGGTGGTATCACCGCAAATCGCGCATTTCGATACAGCCCTCACACTGAAGAGCGGGGCGGTACTGCCGAGCTACGACCTCGTCTACGAGACCTACGGCACCCTCAATTCCGACCAAAGCAATGCTATTCTGGTATGTCACGCGCTGTCTGGCAACCACCACGTCGCCGGCCTGCATGCGCCCGAGGATAAAAAACCGGGCTGGTGGGACAACATGATCGGCCCCGGCAAACCGGTCGACACCAACCGCTTTTTTGTCATCGGCGTCAATAATCTGGGCGGCTGTCACGGTTCCACCGGCCCCGCATCGATCAATCCGACTACCGGACAGGCTTTTGGTTCAAGCTTTCCGCTGGTCACCGTGGAAGACTGGGTCGAATCGCAGGCCCTCCTGGCCGACCGCCTCGGCATCCGCCAATTTGCTGCGATCATGGGCGGCTCGCTCGGGGGTATGCAGGTATTGCACTGGAGCATCAGCTATCCGGAACGGGTGCGCAATTGCCTGGTGATCGCCTCGGCACCCAAGCTGACCGCACAGAATATCGCGTTCAATGACGTCGCGCGGCAGGCGATCCTGACCGACCCGGATTTTCACGGCGGCGATTTTTACGCGCATCATACTCACCCTCGCCGCGGTCTGCGGCTGGCGCGCATGCTGGGTCACATAACCTATCTGTCCGACGATGTGATGGGCAGCAAGTTCGGCCGTATTCTGCGCGGCAGCAGCTTCAACTACGGCTACGACGTCGAATTCGAGATCGAATCCTATCTGCGCTATCAGGGCGATAAATTTGCCGATTCGTTTGATGCCAACACCTATTTGCTGATGACCAAGGCGCTCGACTATTTCGACCCCACCCATCATCATCCGGAAGCGAGCCTGTCGGCTGCGCTCAAGCCTGCACTGGCGGATTTTCTGGTCATTTCGTTCACCACCGACTGGCGTTTCGCGCCGGAACGCTCGCGCGAGATCGTCAAGGCGTTGCTGGATAACGAGCGCAATGTGAGTTATGCGGAAATCGTCTCGGGCCACGGCCACGACGCGTTTCTGATGCCCGACGCGCACTATCATGCGCTGGTCCGCGCTTATATGGAAAGGGTGGCAACATGA
- the metW gene encoding methionine biosynthesis protein MetW, whose amino-acid sequence MTRHDFQIISDWIQPNARVLDLGCGDGNLLKYLQNARQVRGYGVELADKNVLACVQNGVNVIQRDLEAGLAEFASDTFDYVVLSQTLQAMHHTEAIMREMLRVAREGIVTFPNFGYWKNRVQVLRGNMPVSPDIPYQWYNTPNVHLCTMHDFEALCDKLNIHIRERIVMTGGKRVSFLRNLTGSLAFYRFERNG is encoded by the coding sequence ATGACCCGTCACGATTTTCAAATCATCTCCGACTGGATCCAGCCCAACGCCAGAGTGCTGGACCTGGGTTGCGGCGACGGCAATCTGTTGAAATACCTGCAAAACGCTCGCCAGGTGCGGGGCTACGGCGTCGAGCTGGCAGACAAGAATGTGCTGGCTTGCGTGCAGAACGGCGTCAATGTGATTCAGCGCGATCTGGAAGCGGGGCTGGCCGAATTCGCCTCGGATACCTTCGACTATGTCGTGCTGTCGCAGACATTGCAGGCCATGCACCATACCGAGGCCATCATGCGCGAGATGCTGCGGGTCGCCCGCGAAGGCATCGTCACTTTTCCCAATTTCGGCTACTGGAAAAACCGCGTGCAGGTGCTGCGCGGCAATATGCCGGTGTCGCCTGACATTCCGTACCAATGGTATAACACCCCCAACGTGCACCTGTGCACCATGCATGACTTTGAGGCGCTGTGCGACAAACTCAACATCCATATCCGCGAACGCATCGTGATGACGGGAGGGAAGCGGGTCAGCTTTTTACGCAATCTCACCGGCAGCCTTGCCTTTTACCGGTTTGAGCGTAACGGCTAG
- a CDS encoding ABC transporter permease — translation MTTPAIRPESIDNKLYLHATGDWRLAQLGPEPPQFASAPSAKDNYLDGAGITSLDTSGALTLLKLLNERNIPLDTITLSNFSTAHQAIFDLVRQNFTASQQRQPAPRHRLLVQAGRTASSVGLHLAGMVNFIGIISIEAASLLRQPQRFRGKELANQIEAIFVYALPLAFTMMFLLGLVFAYLLGIQARQYGANIFVVDGSALAICRELAPVIVAILVAGRSGAAITAQIGTMKVYEEIDAIRVLGLSPYTVLVLPRLLALLIALPLLVFVGDIAGLLGSMLISDQQLSVTPITFINRLEQVLETKTVVIGLLKAPVFAAFIGVIACYMGFTVARDARSIGLNTTSTVVQSIVAVILLDAVFAITLVKLGI, via the coding sequence ATGACTACGCCAGCCATCCGCCCCGAGTCGATCGACAACAAGCTGTATTTGCATGCTACCGGGGACTGGCGTTTGGCGCAGCTCGGGCCTGAACCACCCCAGTTCGCATCCGCACCCAGCGCAAAGGACAATTATCTGGATGGCGCCGGCATCACCAGCCTGGACACCAGCGGCGCGCTGACGCTGTTAAAGCTGCTCAATGAGCGCAATATCCCGCTCGACACGATCACGCTGAGCAATTTCTCCACGGCGCATCAAGCCATATTCGACCTGGTACGCCAGAATTTCACTGCCAGCCAGCAGCGCCAGCCGGCCCCCCGTCATCGTTTACTGGTGCAAGCAGGGCGCACGGCCAGTTCAGTGGGACTGCATCTGGCCGGCATGGTTAATTTCATCGGCATCATCTCGATCGAAGCGGCCAGTCTGCTGCGTCAGCCACAACGTTTCCGCGGCAAAGAGCTGGCCAATCAGATCGAAGCCATTTTCGTGTATGCGCTGCCATTGGCTTTTACCATGATGTTTTTGCTCGGTCTGGTGTTCGCTTATCTGCTGGGTATCCAGGCCAGGCAATACGGCGCCAATATCTTCGTGGTGGACGGATCTGCGCTCGCCATTTGCCGGGAACTGGCTCCGGTCATCGTCGCGATACTGGTGGCCGGCCGTTCCGGGGCGGCGATTACTGCACAGATCGGCACGATGAAAGTCTATGAAGAAATCGATGCGATCAGGGTACTGGGCCTATCGCCTTATACGGTGCTGGTGCTGCCGCGCCTACTGGCATTGCTGATTGCGTTGCCATTGCTGGTATTCGTCGGCGACATCGCCGGCCTGCTCGGCAGCATGCTCATTTCGGACCAGCAATTGAGCGTCACTCCGATCACGTTTATCAACCGCCTGGAACAGGTGCTGGAAACCAAAACCGTGGTCATCGGCCTGCTCAAGGCGCCGGTATTCGCAGCCTTTATCGGCGTCATTGCCTGCTATATGGGCTTCACCGTAGCGCGCGATGCCCGCAGCATAGGGCTGAATACGACATCGACCGTGGTGCAGAGCATCGTGGCGGTGATTCTGCTCGACGCGGTTTTCGCCATCACGCTGGTGAAACTGGGGATTTGA
- a CDS encoding ABC transporter ATP-binding protein, translating to MADTLIKVDQVVTRFGSNTVHDGVSLEVPRGEVVAIIGGSGTGKSVLLKEIIGLLRPQSGNIHLFGEDMLTASEAQLQQLRQRFGMLFQDGALFSSLNVEQNAATPLLEHTRLPKAVCLQLARLKLAMVGLPASAATKMPSELSGGMRKRAALARALALDPELLCLDEPTSGLDPISARDFDHLIRTLADNLGLTILLITHDLNTLLSIVDRAIVLSGGKVLGSGTVDEIRQINDPWLHEYFSSCTTLEIAHGN from the coding sequence ATGGCGGATACGCTCATCAAAGTCGATCAGGTCGTCACCCGCTTCGGTAGTAATACCGTGCATGATGGCGTCAGCCTGGAAGTCCCGCGCGGGGAGGTGGTCGCCATCATCGGCGGCAGCGGGACCGGGAAATCCGTCTTGCTGAAGGAAATCATCGGCTTGTTACGCCCACAAAGCGGCAACATCCATTTATTCGGCGAAGACATGCTCACGGCCAGCGAAGCCCAGTTGCAGCAGCTGCGTCAGCGCTTCGGCATGCTGTTTCAGGACGGCGCGCTGTTTTCCTCGCTCAACGTCGAGCAAAATGCCGCCACGCCATTGCTGGAGCACACCCGCCTGCCCAAGGCGGTATGCTTGCAGCTTGCCCGGCTGAAACTGGCCATGGTCGGCTTGCCTGCTTCCGCCGCGACCAAAATGCCCAGCGAACTTTCCGGCGGCATGCGCAAGCGTGCAGCGCTGGCGCGCGCATTGGCGCTCGACCCTGAATTATTATGCCTGGATGAACCGACTTCCGGGCTGGATCCGATCTCGGCACGCGATTTTGATCACCTGATCCGCACGCTGGCCGACAATCTGGGCTTGACCATATTATTGATTACCCACGATTTGAATACATTACTATCCATCGTCGATCGGGCCATCGTGTTGTCGGGGGGCAAGGTATTGGGCTCGGGCACCGTTGATGAAATTCGGCAGATAAACGATCCCTGGCTGCATGAGTATTTTTCCTCGTGCACCACTCTGGAGATAGCTCATGGAAACTGA